A single window of Pyrus communis chromosome 10, drPyrComm1.1, whole genome shotgun sequence DNA harbors:
- the LOC137748006 gene encoding uncharacterized protein yields the protein MKLVSNFGPGFEVPTSQEYRTWMLKEEVDDVQSMMKEHQKAWKRYGCTIMSDGWSDGKRRCLINFLVNSPQGTWFLKSVDASASIKNGDLLYGYLDDVIQEIGEENVVQVIFDNASNYKNAGVKLMERKEKVWWTPCATHCIDLMLEDISKMTWFDDTLKHARCISKYLYGHQWVLALMRKYTNNSEILHPAITRFSTSFLTLQSLQKQKENLVALFTSQEWSENICAKSREAKLAKHHVLYDREFWGQVSFCIKGVLPLVCVLREVDSEERPPMGFIYELMDVAKEKIANNLNKVEKKYMPIWRKIDHRWDNQLHQPLHAASYYLNPQFRYEDNFSDTDEVRNGLFACMDRMLGKGKEREEADVQLDLFTNKRGPFADSMAMQTRKKSPSKI from the coding sequence ATGAAATTGGTATCCAATTTTGGTCCCGGCTTTGAAGTTCCTACAAGCCAAGAATATAGAACTTGGATGCTCAAAGAAGAAGTTGATGATGTACAAAGTATGATGAAAGAACATCAAAAGGCTTGGAAGAGATATGGATGCACTATTATGTCGGATGGATGGTCGGATGGCAAAAGGAGATGTTTAATCAACTTTCTTGTCAATAGCCCGCAAGGTACTTGGTTCTTGAAATCGGTTGATGCATCGGCCTCTATTAAGAATGGAGATTTGTTGTATGGCTATTTGGATGACGTTATTCAAGAAATTGGGGAGGAGAATGTGGTTCAAGTTATATTTGACAATGCTTCGAACTACAAGAATGCCGGGGTAAAACTTATGGAGAGGAAAGAGAAGGTGTGGTGGACTCCATGTGCGACTCATTGCattgatttgatgctagaaGATATTTCTAAGATGACATGGTTTGATGACACACTCAAACATGCTAGGTGTATTTCAAAGTATCTATATGGGCATCAATGGGTACTAGCTTTGATGAGAAAGTACACTAACAATTCGGAAATTCTTCATCCGGCGATCACTAGGTTTTCCACTTCTTTCCTTACACTACAAAGCTtacaaaagcaaaaggaaaatcttGTTGCTTTGTTTACCTCTCAAGAATGGTCGGAAAATATCTGTGCAAAATCCCGTGAAGCAAAGTTGGCTAAGCATCATGTGTTATATGATCGTGAGTTTTGGGGTCAAGTTTCCTTTTGCATTAAGGGTGTTCTTCCTCTTGTTTGTGTTTTGAGAGAGGTTGATTCGGAGGAGAGACCCCCCATGGGTTTTATATATGAGTTGATGGATGTCGCAAAAGAGAAAATTGCAAACAATCTTAACAAAGTGGAGAAAAAATATATGCCTATTTGGAGAAAGATAGATCATAGATGGGacaatcaacttcatcaaccaCTACATGCGGCGAGCTATTACTTAAACCCACAATTTCGATATGAGGATAATTTCTCAGATACTGATGAAGTGCGAAATGGGTTGTTTGCTTGCATGGATAGAATGCTTGGGAAAGGGAAAGAACGTGAAGAGGCCGATGTTCAATTGGATTTATTTACTAATAAGCGTGGTCCATTTGCGGATTCTATGGCTATGCAAACTAGGAAAAAGTCACCAAGTAAGATTTAA